In Mercenaria mercenaria strain notata chromosome 14, MADL_Memer_1, whole genome shotgun sequence, the following are encoded in one genomic region:
- the LOC123527257 gene encoding G-protein coupled receptor 157-like isoform X1, translated as MNTTPNYPDSNITAAVILKSFHSVPVYVLALSIISCCLSLAGVICIFVSYYAIVSIRNYIRKLLLFLTLANLIDVLGIIIGIVRYMLLEYTDEKYKHEKQTCIFQSMITSFAPCSSFFWTVFIAIYFQVQVLKPSWADKMSSKASSVVYHVLSWGIPGVICVLALYYNVFGDTEEIYTGPWCWIKTSQSRKHALVWMLLTVKGWELLSYLILAEVLVFVVFKKYILPRCLRRHRRPYTELFDQGINISTRLRREDKNFVYVWLIFYVLRFGGTFRFLMHAIHGPLIDHFMVRTARVMMVWQAFGDTAQAFGNFIFLCVCDKTIRQHYLCRTATDRNTGHVTEDENINEAETSSLQT; from the exons atgaataCAACACCAAATTATCCTGATAGTAATATAACGGCAGCTGTCATTTTAAAGTCGTTCCATTCTGTTCCTGTTTATGTTCTTGCACTTTCAATAATCAGCTGTTGCCTTTCTTTAGCTGGAGTGATATGcatatttgtttcatattatGCCATTGTCTCTATTCGAAACTATATTAGAAAACTTCTATTGTTCTTGACCCTTGCTAACCTAATTGACGTACTTGGTATTATAATAGGGATTGTCCGCTATATGCTGCTGGAATACACTGACGAAAAATACAAACATGAGAAACAAACGTGCATTTTTCAGAGTATGATAACGTCATTTGCACCATGCAGTTCGTTTTTCTGGACTGTATTTATTGCCATTTATTTTCAAGTTCAAGTTCTGAAACCAAGCTGGGCTGATAAAATGTCGAGCAAAGCTTCGTCGGTGGTATACCACGTTTTGTCATGGGGAATACCAG GTGTTATTTGCGTCCTTGCACTGTACTATAACGTTTTCGGAGATACTGAAGAAATATACACTGGACCTTGGTGTTGGATAAAGACAAGTCAGTCCAGGAAACATGCCTTAGTCTGGATGCTGCTTACAGTAAAAGGATGGGAACTACTTTCTTATCTCATTTTAGCCGAAGTTCTCGTTTTCGTCGTTTtcaaaaaatacatattacca aGATGCCTCCGGCGACACAGAAGACCATATACAGAATTATTTGATCAGGGTATAAATATTTCTACAAGACTAAGAAGAGAAGACAAGAACTTTGTTTATGTTTGGCTTATATTTTACGTACTACGATTCGGTGGAACCTTTCGTTTTCTGATGCATGCCATCCACGGACCACTTATCG ACCATTTCATGGTGCGCACAGCCAGGGTAATGATGGTTTGGCAAGCATTTGGAGATACAGCGCAGGCGTTTGGAAACTTTATTTTCCTTTGTGTCTGTGACAAAACTATCCGGCAACATTATCTCTGCAGAACAGCTACTGATAGAAATACTGGTCACGTGACAGAAGATGAAAATATCAATGAAGCTGAAACCTCTTCTTTACAGACATAA
- the LOC123527257 gene encoding G-protein coupled receptor 157-like isoform X2 gives MLLEYTDEKYKHEKQTCIFQSMITSFAPCSSFFWTVFIAIYFQVQVLKPSWADKMSSKASSVVYHVLSWGIPGVICVLALYYNVFGDTEEIYTGPWCWIKTSQSRKHALVWMLLTVKGWELLSYLILAEVLVFVVFKKYILPRCLRRHRRPYTELFDQGINISTRLRREDKNFVYVWLIFYVLRFGGTFRFLMHAIHGPLIDHFMVRTARVMMVWQAFGDTAQAFGNFIFLCVCDKTIRQHYLCRTATDRNTGHVTEDENINEAETSSLQT, from the exons ATGCTGCTGGAATACACTGACGAAAAATACAAACATGAGAAACAAACGTGCATTTTTCAGAGTATGATAACGTCATTTGCACCATGCAGTTCGTTTTTCTGGACTGTATTTATTGCCATTTATTTTCAAGTTCAAGTTCTGAAACCAAGCTGGGCTGATAAAATGTCGAGCAAAGCTTCGTCGGTGGTATACCACGTTTTGTCATGGGGAATACCAG GTGTTATTTGCGTCCTTGCACTGTACTATAACGTTTTCGGAGATACTGAAGAAATATACACTGGACCTTGGTGTTGGATAAAGACAAGTCAGTCCAGGAAACATGCCTTAGTCTGGATGCTGCTTACAGTAAAAGGATGGGAACTACTTTCTTATCTCATTTTAGCCGAAGTTCTCGTTTTCGTCGTTTtcaaaaaatacatattacca aGATGCCTCCGGCGACACAGAAGACCATATACAGAATTATTTGATCAGGGTATAAATATTTCTACAAGACTAAGAAGAGAAGACAAGAACTTTGTTTATGTTTGGCTTATATTTTACGTACTACGATTCGGTGGAACCTTTCGTTTTCTGATGCATGCCATCCACGGACCACTTATCG ACCATTTCATGGTGCGCACAGCCAGGGTAATGATGGTTTGGCAAGCATTTGGAGATACAGCGCAGGCGTTTGGAAACTTTATTTTCCTTTGTGTCTGTGACAAAACTATCCGGCAACATTATCTCTGCAGAACAGCTACTGATAGAAATACTGGTCACGTGACAGAAGATGAAAATATCAATGAAGCTGAAACCTCTTCTTTACAGACATAA
- the LOC123527257 gene encoding G-protein coupled receptor 157-like isoform X3, with protein MSSKASSVVYHVLSWGIPGVICVLALYYNVFGDTEEIYTGPWCWIKTSQSRKHALVWMLLTVKGWELLSYLILAEVLVFVVFKKYILPRCLRRHRRPYTELFDQGINISTRLRREDKNFVYVWLIFYVLRFGGTFRFLMHAIHGPLIDHFMVRTARVMMVWQAFGDTAQAFGNFIFLCVCDKTIRQHYLCRTATDRNTGHVTEDENINEAETSSLQT; from the exons ATGTCGAGCAAAGCTTCGTCGGTGGTATACCACGTTTTGTCATGGGGAATACCAG GTGTTATTTGCGTCCTTGCACTGTACTATAACGTTTTCGGAGATACTGAAGAAATATACACTGGACCTTGGTGTTGGATAAAGACAAGTCAGTCCAGGAAACATGCCTTAGTCTGGATGCTGCTTACAGTAAAAGGATGGGAACTACTTTCTTATCTCATTTTAGCCGAAGTTCTCGTTTTCGTCGTTTtcaaaaaatacatattacca aGATGCCTCCGGCGACACAGAAGACCATATACAGAATTATTTGATCAGGGTATAAATATTTCTACAAGACTAAGAAGAGAAGACAAGAACTTTGTTTATGTTTGGCTTATATTTTACGTACTACGATTCGGTGGAACCTTTCGTTTTCTGATGCATGCCATCCACGGACCACTTATCG ACCATTTCATGGTGCGCACAGCCAGGGTAATGATGGTTTGGCAAGCATTTGGAGATACAGCGCAGGCGTTTGGAAACTTTATTTTCCTTTGTGTCTGTGACAAAACTATCCGGCAACATTATCTCTGCAGAACAGCTACTGATAGAAATACTGGTCACGTGACAGAAGATGAAAATATCAATGAAGCTGAAACCTCTTCTTTACAGACATAA